From the genome of uncultured Pseudodesulfovibrio sp., one region includes:
- a CDS encoding AsmA family protein, with amino-acid sequence MMKRLVRILVECLVALILVCTGLLLWVSYYIDTGEFRARFTETLEGVLDRPVTLKGDMDIAVWPRLALTVEDLSIGESPDFGEEPAVRFEEIAVSVKIIPLFAHAIEVASLELDGVEGVVVRNKQGVFNWQSLVDRAGDLDSDGASDQDWTFAVNSVEISDAEILFRDEMENTEYRLSGIDINTGTVSLGEDVPFSLQSDFSWADQGIIADLVLKGMVRIDGDGTPPVFSQTSIQAKVYGDFLPKNTEPGEFIAKVDLDWDKRTVALDEFKASLFGLLAEGNVTSGDLQKGLDLKGHITVHPFAPRQLIAKYAPDMPIKDVDGLTSSALASYVHVTDDGANFENLVLTLDDITVRGQCGFKDWVHPVFDFDLRADTIDLDRYLPLFATGTPFIWDDFSLPFFRAFRGSGTIRADGFDVLDTLISDIRLKVDATDKGISFDAGAIRQGMASLGGNMNVVLGQDGKGQTTMALKGVLDAESQRKGFEFLHRTPVRLDGPATAHVEFSVPTMSCPPKERSIYILQHLDSLVRFSFGQGRAEIEQDAGQPFVLDYSKVDLDMKFRPNGKGASGVWNCILSTGLKLRGTGDLESVNATVEGPVSSAIDELRVRSSGMAVKGYLTTPLLPNGAKRMTFGANWIFDSKDDSAALTDAMIQALETTVTGDARLVGKDKDRQVAGSLSVAQADPKRIVYLMTGENLRTRDADALRNASVKAQFKADDKGFTLSDLSGELDGTPIKGHVVATGYDHPLFAFSLAAGTFNLDRYLTPAPAPTLSDIRANREPVSTPTNLPLDFLRSLKLNGKVLFQEFTLARVHTESLEGFVRANDGSIHLADVQGALHGGTLKADLQGEVGEKTLDLHLLLNVNNMQAGPFMQDMAQREYLRGETDIKADLRSHGRTDDDILANLGGTASVRITNGSFKFTGWDLKPNPADSSRREQIGANIQRKTNGRTVFQRASSDAIVKQGVFTLNAFRLEAPPVLQAYGEGGFSLPANTIDLSIRNDFVAVPSVTLRLTGKLTDPKVSIPTGKIVNDTVRNILSLPKKSFEFLRDLF; translated from the coding sequence ATGATGAAAAGGCTGGTGCGTATACTGGTGGAGTGCCTTGTGGCGCTCATTCTGGTCTGTACCGGCCTGTTGCTGTGGGTGTCCTATTACATCGACACCGGAGAATTCCGTGCCCGTTTTACCGAAACCCTGGAGGGGGTCCTGGACCGTCCGGTGACTCTGAAGGGGGATATGGACATTGCGGTCTGGCCCCGGTTGGCTCTCACCGTAGAGGATTTGTCCATAGGCGAGTCCCCGGATTTCGGCGAAGAGCCGGCGGTTCGATTCGAGGAGATCGCCGTCAGTGTAAAAATCATTCCTCTCTTTGCTCACGCAATCGAAGTGGCTTCCCTGGAACTTGATGGCGTCGAAGGGGTCGTGGTTCGCAACAAGCAGGGCGTCTTCAATTGGCAGTCGTTGGTGGATAGGGCCGGTGATCTCGATTCAGACGGAGCTTCCGATCAGGATTGGACCTTTGCCGTCAACAGCGTGGAAATATCCGACGCTGAGATCCTCTTTCGTGATGAGATGGAGAACACCGAGTACCGGCTCTCGGGCATTGATATAAACACCGGAACCGTTTCCCTGGGCGAAGATGTGCCGTTCTCCTTGCAGAGCGACTTCTCCTGGGCAGATCAGGGGATCATAGCGGACTTGGTTCTCAAGGGTATGGTTCGGATCGACGGTGACGGCACTCCGCCGGTTTTTTCTCAAACCAGTATTCAGGCCAAGGTTTATGGGGATTTCCTGCCCAAGAATACCGAACCCGGAGAATTCATCGCCAAGGTTGATTTGGATTGGGACAAGCGGACCGTAGCTCTTGACGAATTCAAAGCCAGCTTGTTCGGTCTGCTTGCCGAAGGCAATGTGACCAGCGGTGATCTGCAAAAGGGTTTGGATCTCAAGGGACATATCACAGTACATCCCTTTGCCCCGCGTCAACTCATAGCCAAATACGCTCCCGACATGCCCATCAAGGACGTGGACGGACTGACCAGCAGCGCTCTTGCCTCCTATGTGCACGTCACCGATGACGGCGCGAATTTCGAGAACCTTGTCCTGACCCTGGATGACATCACCGTGCGCGGGCAGTGCGGCTTCAAGGATTGGGTCCACCCGGTTTTCGATTTCGATTTGCGCGCGGACACTATCGATCTCGATCGCTATCTGCCTCTGTTTGCGACCGGCACGCCGTTTATCTGGGACGACTTCAGCCTGCCGTTCTTCAGGGCCTTTAGAGGTAGCGGCACGATTCGGGCGGATGGCTTTGATGTTCTGGATACCCTTATTTCCGACATTCGCCTGAAAGTGGACGCTACGGACAAGGGAATTAGTTTTGACGCCGGCGCCATCCGCCAGGGCATGGCTTCACTGGGTGGCAACATGAACGTGGTCCTGGGTCAGGATGGCAAGGGCCAGACTACCATGGCCTTGAAGGGCGTTTTGGATGCGGAGTCTCAACGCAAGGGATTTGAATTCCTGCACCGCACCCCGGTACGTTTGGATGGTCCGGCAACGGCCCATGTTGAATTCTCGGTTCCGACCATGTCCTGTCCGCCCAAGGAACGGTCAATTTACATTCTGCAACATCTCGACAGCCTTGTCCGGTTTTCCTTTGGGCAAGGCCGGGCAGAGATCGAACAGGATGCTGGCCAACCGTTCGTTCTGGACTATTCCAAGGTCGATCTGGACATGAAATTCCGTCCCAATGGAAAGGGTGCCTCCGGGGTTTGGAATTGCATCCTTTCCACCGGGTTGAAACTGCGCGGGACCGGCGATCTGGAGAGCGTCAACGCCACGGTTGAGGGACCCGTTTCCTCGGCTATAGATGAACTTCGCGTGAGAAGCTCGGGCATGGCAGTTAAAGGGTATCTGACAACTCCTCTGTTGCCCAATGGTGCCAAGCGGATGACCTTTGGCGCCAATTGGATTTTCGATTCCAAAGATGACAGCGCGGCTCTGACCGACGCGATGATTCAGGCTCTGGAGACCACGGTCACCGGTGACGCGCGTCTGGTAGGTAAGGACAAGGACCGGCAGGTTGCGGGGAGTCTTTCCGTGGCCCAGGCCGACCCCAAAAGAATTGTCTATTTGATGACCGGTGAAAACCTTCGCACACGGGACGCCGACGCTCTGCGGAACGCATCCGTAAAGGCGCAGTTCAAGGCCGACGACAAGGGATTCACCTTGAGCGATTTGAGCGGCGAGCTGGACGGTACTCCGATCAAGGGCCATGTGGTCGCCACGGGGTATGACCATCCACTGTTCGCATTTTCCCTTGCGGCCGGGACCTTCAATCTGGACCGCTACCTGACGCCTGCGCCCGCTCCCACCCTGAGTGACATACGGGCAAACAGAGAGCCGGTGTCCACGCCCACGAACCTGCCGCTCGATTTCCTCCGTTCCCTCAAGCTCAACGGCAAGGTTCTCTTTCAGGAGTTCACTCTGGCGCGGGTACACACCGAGTCTCTGGAGGGTTTTGTTCGGGCCAACGACGGGTCTATTCATCTGGCCGATGTGCAGGGTGCGCTCCACGGGGGGACTCTCAAGGCGGATCTGCAAGGCGAGGTCGGGGAGAAGACTCTGGATCTGCATCTGCTCCTCAACGTGAACAACATGCAGGCCGGACCGTTCATGCAGGATATGGCCCAACGCGAATACCTGCGTGGTGAGACGGACATAAAAGCCGACTTGCGAAGCCATGGTCGCACGGACGATGATATTTTGGCCAACCTTGGGGGAACAGCTTCCGTCAGGATCACCAATGGATCGTTCAAATTCACCGGTTGGGACCTCAAACCCAATCCGGCCGATTCGAGCCGAAGGGAACAGATCGGAGCGAACATCCAGCGAAAAACCAACGGGCGCACGGTCTTTCAACGAGCCTCTTCCGACGCGATTGTGAAGCAGGGCGTGTTCACGCTCAATGCATTCCGACTCGAGGCCCCGCCTGTGTTGCAGGCCTATGGGGAAGGGGGCTTCAGCCTGCCTGCCAATACCATTGACCTGTCCATCCGCAACGACTTTGTGGCCGTGCCGAGTGTGACCCTGCGTTTGACTGGCAAGCTGACCGATCCCAAAGTCTCCATACCTACGGGCAAAATCGTCAACGACACGGTGCGAAATATTCTGAGTCTGCCCAAGAAGTCCTTTGAATTTTTGCGGGATCTGTTCTGA
- a CDS encoding ARMT1-like domain-containing protein produces the protein MDTALECMPCFRRMAVREAQIACPNDPVLREEIVTRWEALLPRLDMEEPPPAIARRLAELVREISGCTDLYAQDKQEANSFVLGLLPTLEKRIQAQRDTGDPLGLSLELAIIGNYIDRGVELDFDLEKELSEVAASVSSEVLAALRERLVEGASVLILGDNTGEIVLDTLLVRELTRLGCDVTYAVRSRPVLNDATLVDAKTVGMTALCTVVESGVDTPGTVLSRCTPEFIERMRQADVILSKGQGNFEALDGIWPGVFCAFKVKCPRIARKTGLEFGSSALCMSVREHQDNRDR, from the coding sequence ATGGATACAGCCCTCGAATGCATGCCCTGTTTCAGACGAATGGCGGTCAGGGAGGCTCAGATTGCCTGCCCGAACGACCCTGTCCTTCGCGAGGAGATCGTAACCCGCTGGGAGGCATTGCTTCCCCGGTTGGACATGGAAGAGCCGCCACCCGCCATTGCCCGTCGTCTTGCTGAATTGGTTCGCGAAATATCCGGTTGCACCGATTTGTACGCGCAGGACAAGCAGGAGGCCAACTCCTTTGTCCTCGGTTTGCTGCCAACCCTTGAAAAAAGGATTCAAGCCCAGCGCGACACGGGCGACCCGCTGGGACTGTCTCTGGAACTGGCCATCATCGGCAACTATATCGACCGTGGCGTGGAGCTCGATTTCGATCTGGAAAAGGAGCTTTCCGAAGTAGCCGCATCCGTGTCCTCGGAGGTCCTGGCGGCCTTGCGCGAACGGCTGGTCGAGGGTGCTTCCGTGCTCATTCTGGGTGACAATACCGGTGAAATCGTCCTGGACACCCTGTTGGTTCGAGAGCTGACCCGTCTTGGCTGCGATGTCACCTACGCTGTTCGTTCCCGGCCCGTACTCAATGACGCAACCCTGGTCGACGCAAAGACCGTCGGCATGACGGCTCTCTGCACCGTGGTCGAGTCCGGAGTGGACACCCCCGGAACTGTTTTGAGCCGTTGTACCCCTGAATTCATAGAACGCATGCGTCAGGCTGACGTCATTTTGAGCAAGGGGCAGGGCAATTTTGAAGCCCTGGACGGAATATGGCCCGGTGTATTCTGCGCTTTCAAAGTCAAATGTCCTCGCATCGCCCGCAAGACCGGCCTCGAGTTTGGTTCGAGCGCCCTTTGTATGAGCGTGCGCGAGCACCAGGATAACAGGGACCGGTAG
- the lpxI gene encoding UDP-2,3-diacylglucosamine diphosphatase LpxI (LpxI, functionally equivalent to LpxH, replaces it in LPS biosynthesis in a minority of bacteria.), producing MTEPVSTIGLIAGGKQFPVLVARGVKARGHRLVVAGFTGHTNMDVVPLADVFKELKLGKLNQLINFLKDEKVDKIIMAGTIEKPKVMDIRHLDMRAIKLVLGRKDKGDTALLGIIAGEFEKEGMTVVPAHEYMPDLLSPEGVMTCRKPNEREWGDLKFAWNIAKELGRLDVGQCVVVREGIVAAVEALEGTDETLRRGCSYGGPECTVVKVFKPGQQKEVDLPSLGLDTLKIMAEGKATCLGVEAGKSLFFDREAAIEFADKAGITVVGLTPDSFPESF from the coding sequence ATGACCGAGCCTGTCAGCACAATCGGCCTCATTGCCGGAGGCAAACAGTTTCCCGTTCTGGTGGCCCGTGGCGTTAAAGCCAGGGGCCACCGGCTCGTGGTGGCCGGTTTTACCGGGCATACGAACATGGACGTTGTCCCCTTGGCCGACGTCTTCAAGGAACTCAAGCTCGGCAAACTCAACCAGCTGATCAATTTCCTCAAGGATGAGAAGGTCGACAAGATCATCATGGCCGGGACCATTGAAAAGCCCAAGGTCATGGACATTCGTCACCTGGATATGCGGGCCATAAAGCTCGTTCTCGGCCGAAAGGACAAGGGCGATACCGCTCTCCTGGGCATTATCGCCGGCGAATTCGAGAAAGAAGGCATGACCGTGGTTCCGGCGCACGAGTATATGCCTGATCTCCTTTCGCCCGAAGGGGTGATGACCTGTCGCAAGCCTAACGAGCGGGAGTGGGGCGACCTCAAGTTTGCCTGGAATATCGCCAAGGAGCTTGGCAGGTTGGATGTTGGCCAGTGCGTGGTCGTCCGCGAAGGCATCGTGGCTGCCGTGGAGGCCCTTGAGGGTACGGACGAAACCCTGCGTAGAGGCTGTTCCTACGGCGGGCCGGAATGTACGGTGGTCAAAGTCTTCAAACCCGGCCAGCAAAAGGAAGTGGACCTCCCGAGTCTCGGCCTGGATACACTCAAGATCATGGCCGAGGGCAAGGCCACATGCCTTGGGGTGGAAGCGGGCAAGAGTCTGTTCTTCGACCGGGAGGCTGCCATTGAATTCGCTGACAAGGCTGGCATTACCGTCGTCGGCCTTACCCCTGATTCCTTTCCCGAATCTTTCTGA
- the lpxA gene encoding acyl-ACP--UDP-N-acetylglucosamine O-acyltransferase: MSSQIHPSAVIHPSAELGADVRIDPYVVVGADTKIGDGTFLEAHSVIQANTEIGKNNHIHPHAVIGGEPQHAAFKGEKTFTRIGDNNIIRECVTIHRGTVQGVQETVIGSGCMFMAYSHVAHDCKIGDHVILANAVQLAGHVEVGRNVIISGMSAVQQFIRIGEYSFLGGASGYKLDVPPFMLAHGVRGMLFGPNLIGLKRNGFDSEASKALKKAYKIIFRSGLTKEQSLAKVEEEIQGIPSVDRLVSFIRESKNGVVPDHKQRCSNGH; this comes from the coding sequence ATGTCCAGTCAGATCCATCCCAGCGCCGTTATTCATCCTTCGGCAGAACTGGGAGCCGATGTTCGCATCGACCCGTACGTCGTGGTTGGAGCCGACACCAAGATCGGCGACGGTACTTTCCTGGAGGCGCACAGCGTCATTCAGGCCAACACCGAAATCGGAAAGAACAACCATATTCATCCTCATGCCGTTATCGGTGGTGAACCGCAGCACGCCGCATTCAAGGGCGAGAAGACCTTCACCCGTATCGGCGACAACAACATCATCCGTGAGTGCGTGACCATCCATCGCGGCACGGTGCAGGGCGTGCAGGAGACCGTTATCGGTTCCGGCTGCATGTTCATGGCCTATTCCCATGTCGCCCATGACTGCAAGATCGGTGACCATGTCATCCTGGCCAACGCGGTGCAGCTTGCAGGCCATGTGGAAGTGGGGCGCAACGTGATCATCTCCGGCATGTCCGCTGTCCAGCAGTTCATCCGCATCGGGGAATACTCCTTCCTCGGCGGTGCCAGCGGTTACAAGCTCGATGTGCCGCCGTTCATGCTGGCGCACGGTGTGCGGGGCATGCTTTTCGGTCCCAACCTCATCGGTCTCAAGCGCAACGGCTTCGACTCCGAGGCTTCCAAGGCGCTCAAGAAAGCGTACAAGATCATCTTCCGTTCCGGCCTGACCAAGGAACAGAGCCTTGCCAAGGTGGAAGAGGAAATTCAGGGCATTCCGTCAGTGGATCGTCTTGTCTCCTTTATCCGCGAAAGCAAGAACGGCGTTGTTCCCGACCACAAGCAGCGCTGCTCCAACGGCCACTAG
- the fabZ gene encoding 3-hydroxyacyl-ACP dehydratase FabZ → MSDQFPLDIRKIMEMLPHRYPFLLVDRVLEYEPGVRLKAMKNVTMNEEFFQGHFPGLPVMPGVLQLEALAQTGAVFVMRSFEEPLGDKVFLFTGLNKVKFRRPVVPGDQLIMNVHFEKQKLNIWKMRGIAEVDGQVTCQGEFSAAIANKGDM, encoded by the coding sequence ATGAGTGATCAATTCCCACTTGATATCCGTAAGATCATGGAGATGCTTCCGCATCGCTACCCCTTCCTGTTGGTGGATCGCGTACTTGAATATGAGCCGGGGGTTCGCCTGAAGGCCATGAAGAACGTGACCATGAACGAGGAGTTCTTCCAGGGGCATTTCCCCGGGCTGCCCGTCATGCCCGGAGTGCTTCAACTCGAAGCTCTGGCCCAGACCGGTGCGGTCTTCGTCATGCGTTCCTTTGAAGAGCCTCTTGGGGACAAGGTTTTTCTGTTCACCGGACTGAACAAGGTCAAATTCCGCAGACCTGTCGTTCCGGGGGATCAGTTGATTATGAATGTGCATTTTGAAAAACAAAAATTGAACATTTGGAAGATGCGCGGCATCGCCGAAGTGGACGGCCAGGTGACCTGCCAGGGCGAGTTTTCCGCCGCCATCGCCAATAAGGGGGACATGTAA
- the lpxD gene encoding UDP-3-O-(3-hydroxymyristoyl)glucosamine N-acyltransferase, whose product MSIKLSALAEKIGLEYTGADRDIAGVNTLEKAGPDDLSFLVNPKYLHQLDTTKAGCVLTSGSYADKVPCALLSENVYMDLARVVNVFARPQGCLAGVHELAFVHPEAEVAESVTIYPFAFVGEGAKIGPDTVIFSGAYVGEGTVIGKGCILSPNAVVMGGLTLGDNVILQPGAVLGGDGYGYAQTPFGHMKIPQIGTVSIEDDVEIGSNTAIDRAALDTTRIKRGTKIDNLVQIGHNVEIGEHCLIIGQTGIGGSTVVGNGVVLAGQTGVPDNVKIGDGAMVAAQSGILGNVEPGTKMAGSPAISAKSYFKAMGVCMPKLPDLFKRVKKMEKELAALKAAAGVSDE is encoded by the coding sequence ATGTCCATTAAGCTGTCCGCCCTGGCCGAGAAAATCGGCCTCGAATATACTGGTGCGGATAGGGATATTGCCGGGGTGAACACCCTGGAAAAGGCCGGTCCCGACGATCTGTCGTTCCTGGTCAATCCCAAGTATCTGCATCAACTGGATACCACTAAGGCCGGATGTGTTCTCACATCCGGCTCTTATGCCGACAAGGTTCCGTGCGCGCTTCTCAGCGAGAACGTGTACATGGACCTGGCCAGAGTGGTGAACGTCTTCGCGCGTCCCCAGGGATGTCTCGCAGGCGTGCATGAACTGGCCTTCGTCCACCCGGAAGCCGAAGTGGCCGAATCCGTCACGATCTATCCCTTTGCTTTTGTGGGCGAGGGGGCCAAGATCGGACCGGACACGGTGATTTTCTCCGGGGCTTATGTGGGTGAGGGAACCGTGATCGGCAAGGGGTGTATTCTCTCCCCCAATGCCGTCGTCATGGGCGGTTTGACTTTGGGCGACAATGTCATCCTGCAGCCCGGCGCCGTGCTGGGCGGGGACGGCTACGGTTACGCCCAGACTCCGTTTGGCCACATGAAGATCCCTCAGATCGGAACGGTTTCCATTGAAGACGATGTTGAGATTGGCTCCAACACGGCCATCGACCGGGCCGCTCTTGATACCACCCGTATCAAGCGGGGTACCAAGATCGACAACCTGGTTCAGATCGGCCATAACGTGGAGATCGGCGAACACTGCCTGATCATCGGACAGACCGGCATCGGCGGCTCGACTGTGGTCGGTAACGGTGTGGTTCTCGCAGGTCAGACCGGCGTTCCGGACAACGTCAAGATCGGTGACGGAGCCATGGTCGCGGCACAGAGCGGTATTCTCGGCAACGTTGAACCCGGGACCAAGATGGCGGGCAGTCCGGCCATCTCCGCAAAGAGCTACTTCAAGGCCATGGGCGTATGCATGCCCAAGCTGCCCGACCTCTTCAAGCGTGTGAAGAAAATGGAGAAAGAACTGGCTGCTCTGAAAGCGGCCGCCGGAGTGAGCGATGAGTGA
- a CDS encoding OmpH family outer membrane protein — protein MKKICLFTICFVFLLQAAAFAETKIAVFSTKQVVQQSEYGKDVRDKLDAKFTARGEQLKKEHDALEKLKMQIDSNAFQGKVLQDKVTELRRRGRDWNEDFSVYQKAIQAEQNELGKPVLKKLEKVVMDYCQANGYTIAFDKQTPGLAFIANGLDITDALVKELDKTKKAGK, from the coding sequence ATGAAAAAGATTTGTTTGTTCACTATTTGCTTTGTCTTTCTGCTCCAGGCGGCCGCTTTCGCCGAAACCAAGATCGCGGTCTTCAGCACCAAGCAGGTTGTACAGCAGTCCGAATACGGCAAGGATGTGCGCGACAAACTCGACGCCAAGTTCACCGCACGTGGCGAGCAGCTTAAAAAGGAACACGACGCCCTTGAAAAGCTGAAGATGCAGATCGACAGCAACGCCTTCCAGGGTAAGGTTCTGCAGGACAAGGTGACTGAACTGCGCCGTCGCGGTCGTGATTGGAACGAGGATTTTTCCGTCTACCAGAAGGCCATTCAGGCGGAACAGAACGAGCTGGGCAAGCCCGTTCTCAAGAAGCTTGAAAAGGTCGTCATGGATTACTGCCAGGCCAATGGCTACACCATTGCCTTTGACAAGCAGACCCCCGGCTTGGCCTTCATCGCCAACGGTTTGGACATTACCGATGCTCTGGTCAAGGAACTGGATAAGACCAAGAAAGCCGGAAAGTAA
- the bamA gene encoding outer membrane protein assembly factor BamA, whose translation MLSNLARGLAVGMVAVFILLAAGTGHAAEKINQDVSVAVLPFEVNAGDDLSYLKDSLPELLADRLKESGFRVIAPEEVGRIVADKGYAQYDPEKAREIALLAKSQFSVYGSLNQIGENLTIDARLVDAYAKGPGKKISVTKKGLINLLPAVDALVDHMRMDLLRLDIVSEIDVEGTKVLDKDVVLMRMTMQKGDMITAKSVNTALKNVYDLGYFDDVSVRIDDVEDGKKVVFVVKEKPRIQAIGVRGAKEIDSADILEAVSTKKGSVVNPKVLADDIRVIREMYRKEGYYKANITQEIDDAGTGIARLTFVIDEGPQLYIEHVIIDGAKQLDPDDIKDILALKERGWLSWIDDSGVLKEELLDRDASAIMAYYQSKGFLTAKVGQPEVEIKDDGIDVIYKVWEGDRFKMGDTTFTGDLLDDPSKLLQVTKIDELKAEDQYFDRLVMQKDISALTSYYNDYGYAYADVGVKLDDDPETKIVNVVYNISKHQRVHIRRVLIEGNTVTRDNVILREMRLADGDQFSGEKLKRSSQRLTNLDFFEKVDIAPVPTGNPEEMDLVVKVKDKATGKISGGVGYSTYDGVFFGGEISEKNLFGRGYDVGFNGQIGGSSTKYVLHFTNPHINDTDLGFGSKLYRRSTDYSQYTIDGTGGTVNFFYPIGEYTKIKWDYNLEAYDIKDVTSRASQDIKDDEGSHLASILSSQIVRDTRDDFNNTTTGTTSKVTLSFGGGPLGGTDDFIKLTGSFEWWNPVLEQVVFHSKFWAGYLHKNFGGDDVPTAERFDLGGVYTIRGYSKYLVTPTEGPNSDASVGGDKAFYTNLELKRPLSKELGIVALAFFDAGNSWKEGEQWFESVKRGGVAEPSLGLYKSVGAGINWYSPVGPVGLIYAYALDDLVDSKVHTVELIMGQQF comes from the coding sequence ATGCTCAGTAATCTCGCTCGCGGTTTGGCAGTGGGGATGGTCGCCGTCTTCATTCTGCTGGCCGCCGGTACGGGCCATGCCGCCGAAAAAATCAACCAGGACGTCTCCGTCGCCGTACTGCCTTTCGAGGTTAATGCGGGAGACGACCTCAGCTACCTCAAGGACAGCCTGCCCGAGTTGCTGGCCGACCGGCTGAAGGAATCCGGGTTCAGAGTCATTGCTCCCGAAGAAGTCGGTCGCATTGTCGCCGACAAAGGCTACGCCCAATACGATCCTGAAAAGGCGCGCGAGATCGCCTTGTTGGCCAAATCCCAGTTTTCCGTTTATGGCTCCCTGAATCAGATCGGGGAAAACCTGACCATCGATGCCCGTCTGGTCGATGCGTATGCCAAGGGACCGGGCAAGAAAATTTCCGTCACCAAGAAAGGGCTGATCAACCTGCTGCCCGCAGTTGACGCCTTGGTGGACCACATGCGTATGGACCTCCTTCGTCTGGACATTGTTTCCGAGATCGACGTGGAGGGCACCAAGGTTCTGGACAAGGACGTCGTGCTCATGCGCATGACCATGCAGAAGGGTGATATGATCACCGCCAAGTCCGTCAATACCGCATTGAAGAACGTTTACGATCTCGGCTACTTCGATGATGTCAGTGTGCGAATTGACGATGTCGAGGACGGCAAGAAGGTCGTCTTCGTCGTCAAGGAAAAGCCGCGTATTCAGGCCATTGGCGTACGTGGTGCCAAGGAGATCGACTCCGCCGACATTCTCGAGGCCGTGTCCACCAAGAAGGGCAGCGTCGTCAACCCCAAGGTCCTGGCAGACGATATCCGCGTCATCCGCGAGATGTACCGCAAGGAAGGATATTACAAGGCCAATATCACCCAGGAAATCGATGATGCAGGCACCGGTATCGCCCGGTTGACCTTTGTTATTGATGAGGGGCCGCAGCTGTATATCGAGCATGTCATCATCGACGGCGCCAAGCAGCTTGATCCTGACGACATCAAGGACATTCTGGCTCTCAAGGAACGGGGCTGGCTGTCCTGGATCGATGATTCCGGCGTGCTCAAGGAAGAACTCCTTGACCGCGACGCCTCCGCCATCATGGCCTACTACCAATCCAAGGGCTTTTTGACCGCCAAGGTCGGCCAGCCGGAAGTGGAGATCAAGGATGACGGCATAGACGTCATTTACAAGGTCTGGGAAGGCGATCGCTTCAAGATGGGTGACACCACCTTCACCGGTGACCTCCTGGATGATCCGTCAAAGCTTTTGCAGGTTACAAAGATTGATGAGCTCAAGGCCGAGGATCAATACTTCGACAGGCTTGTCATGCAAAAGGACATCTCCGCCCTGACGTCCTATTACAACGACTACGGCTATGCCTACGCCGATGTGGGTGTGAAGCTCGACGACGATCCTGAGACCAAGATCGTCAATGTGGTCTACAATATCAGCAAGCATCAGCGTGTGCATATCCGTCGTGTGCTCATTGAGGGCAACACGGTTACCCGCGACAACGTCATTCTGCGTGAAATGCGTCTGGCGGACGGCGACCAGTTCAGCGGCGAGAAGCTCAAGCGCTCCAGCCAGCGTCTGACCAACCTCGATTTCTTTGAAAAGGTCGATATCGCCCCGGTGCCTACGGGTAATCCCGAAGAAATGGATCTGGTGGTCAAGGTCAAAGACAAGGCAACCGGCAAGATCAGCGGCGGCGTGGGCTATTCCACCTATGACGGCGTCTTCTTCGGTGGCGAGATTTCGGAAAAGAACCTCTTTGGACGTGGGTATGACGTCGGGTTCAACGGTCAGATCGGTGGCTCCAGCACAAAGTACGTGCTGCACTTCACCAATCCGCACATCAACGACACCGACCTTGGTTTTGGCTCCAAGCTCTACAGACGGTCGACCGATTATTCGCAGTATACCATCGACGGCACCGGCGGCACCGTAAACTTCTTCTATCCCATCGGCGAGTACACAAAGATCAAATGGGACTACAACCTGGAAGCCTACGACATCAAGGATGTCACTTCCCGTGCATCCCAGGACATCAAGGACGACGAAGGTTCTCACCTGGCGTCCATTCTGAGCAGCCAGATCGTGCGTGATACACGCGATGACTTCAACAATACGACTACGGGTACCACGAGCAAAGTGACCCTCTCGTTCGGTGGCGGCCCCCTCGGCGGCACCGATGACTTCATCAAGCTTACCGGCTCGTTCGAATGGTGGAACCCGGTGCTGGAACAGGTCGTCTTCCACTCCAAGTTCTGGGCAGGGTATCTGCACAAGAACTTCGGCGGGGACGATGTGCCGACTGCGGAGCGGTTTGACCTTGGTGGCGTGTACACCATTCGCGGTTATTCCAAATACCTGGTCACTCCTACGGAAGGGCCGAATTCCGATGCCAGCGTTGGTGGTGATAAGGCCTTCTATACGAACCTGGAACTCAAGCGTCCCCTCAGCAAGGAACTTGGCATTGTGGCTCTGGCCTTCTTTGACGCCGGTAACTCATGGAAGGAAGGGGAGCAGTGGTTTGAGTCCGTTAAGCGCGGCGGCGTAGCCGAGCCTTCACTGGGGCTCTACAAGAGTGTCGGTGCCGGTATCAACTGGTATTCCCCCGTCGGTCCTGTAGGCTTGATCTACGCCTATGCCCTGGACGATCTGGTCGATTCGAAGGTGCACACCGTCGAGTTGATCATGGGTCAGCAGTTTTAA